The Bubalus bubalis isolate 160015118507 breed Murrah chromosome 16, NDDB_SH_1, whole genome shotgun sequence genome window below encodes:
- the LOC112579320 gene encoding olfactory receptor 2G3-like, translating to MNMITTNFTWTEFVFLGLSSQPKMQLILFIMFLFFYVLTVVGNIIIITIIQIETRLQTPVYFFLTNLSFLDICYTSTDVPQMLSNMVGRKKTIPFPRCATQMYFSLSLGMTECVLLGVMAYDRYVAICHPLHYTVIMNQKTCVQLAGISWASSFLSSTVINIFTLSLPYCGPNVLDHFFCEVPSILRLACTDTSFTEMVVFIFTIVIVFIPFLLIVVSYARILLTVLRMRSASGRHKALSTCASHLTVVALFYGTGIFMYMRPQSKTSRAGGKIIAVFYTMITPMLNPLIYSLRNQDVKGALRRALAKQRT from the coding sequence ATGAATATGATAACAACAAACTTCACTTGGACCGAATTTGTGTTCCTGGGGCTCTCATCACAGCCAAAGATGCAGctcattctttttattatgtTCTTGTTCTTCTATGTATTAACCGTGGTAgggaatattattattatcactatcaTCCAGATAGAAACACGTCTCCAAACTCCAGTGTACTTCTTCCTCACTAATTTATCCTTTCTGGATATCTGCTACACATCCACTGACGTCCCACAAATGCTGTCCAACATGGTGGGCAGAAAGAAGACCATCCCATTTCCTAGATGTGCTACTCAGATGTACTTCTCCCTCTCCTTAGGAATGACTGAATGCGTTCTCCTTGGAGTCATGGCTTACGACAGATATGTGGCCATCTGCCATCCTCTTCACTACACAGTCATTATGAACCAAAAGACCTGTGTCCAATTGGCAGGCATTTCTTGGGCCAGTAGTTTCCTGAGTTCCACGGTCATCAACATCTTCACCTTGAGCTTACCCTACTGTGGACCCAATGTCCTGGATCACTTCTTCTGTGAGGTTCCTTCCATCCTGAGGTTGGCTTGTACTGACACATCATTTACTGAGATGGTTGTTTTCATCTTCACTATCGTCATTgtcttcattccttttctcctcatTGTTGTTTCCTACGCCCGAATCCTTCTGACAGTTCTCAGGATGCGGTCAGCCTCTGGAAGGCACAAGGCTCTGTCCACCTGTGCTTCCCATCTGACAGTGGTGGCCTTATTTTATGGAACTGGTATCTTCATGTACATGAGACCCCAGTCAAAGACCTCCAGGGCTGGGGGCAAGATCATCGCGGTGTTCTACACTATGATCACACCCATGCTCAACCCCTTGATCTATAGCCTAAGGAACCAAGATGTAAAAGGGGCTCTAAGAAGAGCTCTAGCAAAACAGAGGACCTGA
- the LOC102398055 gene encoding olfactory receptor 1019: MGLSSPKNKQLPFIHHETEVDKENHSMVTEFIFMGITQDPQLQVIFFVIFLLVYLVNVVGNVGMIILIITDTQLHTPMYFFLCNLSFVDLGYSSAIAPRMLADFLTKHKVISFSSCATQFAFFVGFVDAECYVLAAMAYDRFVAICRPLRYSALMSKQVCLALMLGSYLAGLVSLVAHTALTFSLSYCGSNILNHFFCEIPPLLALSCSDTYISEILLFSLCGFIEFSTILIIFISYAFILIAIIRMHSAEGRLKAFSTCGSHLTGVTLFYGTVMFMYLRPTSSYSLDQDKWASVFYTVIIPMLNPLIYSLRNKDVKAALKKIIGKKPQ, translated from the coding sequence GTGGATAAAGAAAACCACTCAATGGTGACTGAGTTTATCTTTATGGGCATCACTCAAGACCCTCAGCTGCAGGTCATCTTTTTTGTGATCTTCCTCTTGGTCTACCTGGTCAATGTAGTGGGGAATGTTGGGATGATTATCCTGATCATAACAGACACTCAGCTTCACACAcccatgtattttttcctctgCAACCTCTCTTTTGTCGACCTGGGCTACTCCTCAGCCATTGCCCCCAGGATGCTGGCTGACTTCTTAACAAAGCACAAAGTCATCTCTTTCTCCAGCTGTGCCACCCAGTTTGCATTCTTCGTAGGCTTTGTGGATGCCGAGTGCTATGTCCTGGCTGCCATGGCCTACGACCGCTTTGTGGCCATCTGTCGACCCCTTCGCTACAGCGCTCTCATGTCCAAGCAAGTCTGCTTGGCTCTCATGCTGGGCTCCTACCTGGCTGGCTTGGTGAGTTTAGTCGCCCACACtgccctcactttcagtctgagtTACTGTGGTTCCAACATCCtcaaccacttcttctgtgaAATCCCACCACTCTTAGCCCTCTCTTGCTCAGACACCTACATCAGTGAGATCTTGCTCTTCAGTCTCTGTGGCTTCATTGAATTCAGCACCATCCTCATCATCTTTATCTCCTATGCCTTCATCCTCATCGCAATCATCAGAATGCACTCAGCTGAAGGCCGCCTTAAGGCTTTCTCCACCTGTGGGTCTCACCTCACTGGCGTCACACTTTTTTATGGTACAGTCATGTTTATGTACCTGAGGCCAACATCCAGCTACTCCCTGGATCAAGACAAATGGGCCTCTGTGTTCTACACTGTTATCATCCCCATGTTGAATCCCTTGATCTACAGTTTACGAAACAAGGATGTGAAGGCTGCTCTCAAGAAAATAATTGGAAAGAAACCTCAATAA